The following are encoded in a window of Armatimonadota bacterium genomic DNA:
- a CDS encoding phytanoyl-CoA dioxygenase family protein: MTRLTVGDHAFFRDNGYIVVPGVVAEADCRAVIAAIFAFLGMDPDEPEDWYRPPLTPGGMVEMYHHQSEWNNRQNPRLYEVFAELIGEPHLWVTIDRVNMKPPTSRAHPEYDHKGFIHWDVDTSDLSIPFWVQGVLCLADTDASMGGFQCIPGFHRNLEAWIATQPKARNPRVPDLAGLHVEPIPARAGDLIIWDRLLAHGNGQNRGSAARFAQYIAMRPADEANAGAREARIACWRERNPPVAPYFPGDSRRIEQSTGEPAKLTALGRKLLGLDAWGPAGRAPQLTQPGHN; this comes from the coding sequence ATGACACGGCTGACAGTGGGTGACCACGCATTCTTTCGCGATAATGGCTACATCGTAGTACCCGGCGTGGTTGCCGAGGCCGATTGCCGGGCCGTTATTGCAGCAATCTTTGCGTTTCTCGGCATGGATCCGGACGAACCGGAAGATTGGTACCGGCCACCACTCACGCCGGGCGGAATGGTGGAGATGTACCACCACCAGAGCGAGTGGAACAACCGGCAGAATCCACGGCTTTATGAAGTGTTTGCCGAGTTGATTGGTGAGCCGCACTTATGGGTGACGATCGATCGGGTGAACATGAAGCCGCCGACTTCCCGGGCGCATCCCGAGTATGACCACAAAGGGTTTATTCACTGGGACGTGGACACCTCCGACCTTTCGATCCCGTTCTGGGTTCAGGGCGTGTTGTGCCTCGCCGATACCGATGCCTCCATGGGTGGTTTTCAGTGCATACCGGGGTTTCATCGCAACCTCGAGGCCTGGATTGCCACGCAGCCAAAGGCGAGAAACCCGCGCGTGCCGGATCTTGCCGGCCTGCACGTTGAGCCGATTCCGGCACGTGCCGGCGACCTGATCATTTGGGACCGGCTTTTAGCCCACGGAAACGGGCAGAACCGCGGGAGCGCTGCCCGGTTCGCCCAGTATATCGCAATGCGCCCGGCAGACGAGGCAAACGCCGGAGCACGGGAGGCCCGCATTGCCTGCTGGAGAGAGCGAAATCCACCGGTGGCGCCGTACTTTCCCGGCGATTCGCGACGGATCGAACAGAGCACCGGGGAACCAGCAAAGCTTACCGCGCTTGGGCGCAAACTGCTTGGGTTGGATGCGTGGGGGCCGGCGGGGCGTGCGCCGCAGCTTACACAGCCGGGCCACAACTAG
- the nusB gene encoding transcription antitermination factor NusB codes for MSTESETVKVRHASPREVRRRARDWSLRTLYQIDVGGVTVDDALSGTMEQLRHEFVQNVRTGSPDPVTERAALECITAALAAEVAAGATLRVRDLPAWVQALFIDLPRRQEQLCRAGLARVAPVALFGDERAADWNTAISEPGDVLQLLHTPLADVREQVSLAAHAELAASARRFVAQSRACLKAPQTAAGAIRSLREEARTTSVERWRHAGRAAARQVVDWFETSDYARRLVTGTQTHLSEIDSAMRVACKGWAMDRLAAPDRNIIRQAYCELRWFPDLPARVVINEAVELAKRYGSADSGSFVNGVLGALLRAQTGACEASAERQAAEELECLR; via the coding sequence TTGTCAACTGAGTCGGAAACCGTTAAAGTGCGCCACGCCTCCCCGCGGGAGGTACGGCGTCGTGCACGCGACTGGTCGCTGCGTACGCTGTATCAGATCGACGTAGGCGGCGTGACTGTGGACGATGCTCTGTCCGGCACTATGGAGCAGCTGCGTCATGAGTTTGTGCAGAACGTGCGGACCGGCAGCCCCGATCCGGTAACCGAGCGTGCGGCTCTGGAGTGCATCACTGCTGCCCTCGCGGCTGAAGTGGCCGCAGGCGCTACTTTACGCGTGCGGGATTTGCCTGCCTGGGTACAGGCGCTCTTTATCGATTTACCGCGGCGACAGGAGCAATTGTGCCGGGCGGGCTTGGCCCGTGTTGCGCCCGTGGCACTGTTTGGTGATGAGCGTGCCGCAGACTGGAACACCGCCATATCCGAACCGGGTGATGTGCTGCAACTGCTCCACACGCCGCTTGCCGACGTGCGCGAGCAGGTATCCCTGGCTGCACATGCCGAACTGGCCGCGTCGGCCCGCCGGTTTGTGGCGCAGTCTCGAGCATGCCTCAAGGCGCCACAGACTGCTGCCGGCGCCATCCGCAGCCTGCGCGAGGAGGCGCGCACTACGTCCGTAGAACGCTGGCGACATGCCGGTCGTGCGGCGGCCCGCCAGGTAGTTGACTGGTTTGAAACGTCCGATTATGCCCGGCGGCTGGTTACCGGTACTCAGACACACCTGAGCGAGATCGATTCTGCGATGCGCGTCGCTTGCAAGGGATGGGCCATGGACCGGCTGGCCGCGCCGGATCGCAACATAATCCGCCAGGCCTACTGCGAACTCCGGTGGTTCCCGGATTTGCCGGCCAGGGTAGTAATCAACGAAGCCGTGGAGCTAGCGAAGCGCTACGGCAGCGCCGACTCCGGAAGTTTCGTCAACGGCGTGCTTGGGGCGCTGCTGCGCGCCCAAACGGGCGCGTGTGAGGCGAGCGCAGAAAGACAGGCAGCGGAGGAGCTGGAATGTCTGCGTTGA
- a CDS encoding peptidylprolyl isomerase, whose protein sequence is MRTLAAIVAIVLGAIALAWITTRLHPGGALPPQDQPTSTTTPVSNKKALNGSQKKGTTSSASPSHSSAVQSGQSHTAGDASVFANYEKTAIHATLTIAGKGSMELELYPEAAPKTVAHIESLIKSGFYDGIKFHRVVPGFVCQAGDPLSKGLQAAMFQQAGVGQHGSGKTVPLEAKLPNLTNTLGLARSSDPDSGDSQFYINLNDNANLDGQYCVFGRVVKGTDLPARIDIGDIIQTFTIP, encoded by the coding sequence ATGCGTACGTTAGCCGCTATAGTTGCGATTGTTTTAGGAGCTATTGCTTTGGCGTGGATCACAACGCGGCTGCATCCCGGCGGGGCGCTACCTCCGCAGGATCAGCCGACGTCAACCACCACGCCTGTATCGAACAAGAAAGCGCTAAACGGGAGCCAAAAGAAGGGAACGACCAGTTCTGCGAGCCCGAGCCATAGCAGCGCTGTACAATCTGGGCAAAGCCATACGGCAGGAGATGCATCTGTGTTCGCAAATTACGAAAAGACCGCCATTCACGCCACGCTTACCATCGCCGGGAAGGGTTCGATGGAGTTGGAACTCTATCCTGAGGCCGCGCCGAAAACGGTGGCGCATATCGAATCGCTGATCAAGTCTGGCTTCTACGACGGGATCAAGTTTCACCGAGTCGTGCCCGGCTTTGTATGTCAGGCCGGCGACCCACTCTCCAAGGGGCTGCAGGCGGCCATGTTCCAACAGGCCGGCGTCGGTCAACATGGCTCCGGTAAAACCGTGCCGCTGGAGGCCAAGCTGCCCAACCTCACGAATACGTTGGGGCTCGCGCGATCGAGCGACCCGGATTCAGGAGACAGCCAGTTCTACATCAATCTCAACGACAATGCCAATCTGGACGGCCAATACTGCGTATTTGGGCGCGTGGTCAAAGGCACCGATCTGCCGGCACGAATCGACATCGGCGACATCATTCAGACATTCACCATCCCGTAA
- the folD gene encoding bifunctional methylenetetrahydrofolate dehydrogenase/methenyltetrahydrofolate cyclohydrolase FolD gives MSALNAQILDGSATAALIRAEVAESVVAFVANGLPPPHLAAVLIGEDPASHTYVSMKRRACRAVGMASSVHRLNATASQSQCEDLVSGLNANPDITGILVQHPLPKHLNEPAVLDLVSPGKDVDGIGRASLGALVNNEEGFECCTPAGIMELLRRYALPIEGKHAVVVGRSIIVGKPMALLLLNASATVTVCHSKTRDLASVTRTADILVAAVGRPELITGEMLKPGVIVADAGYNRVAGRTTDVGDVEFESASSVASFITPVPGGVGPMTIAMLLSNTLKAARRAAADKSGYL, from the coding sequence ATGTCTGCGTTGAATGCGCAGATTCTGGACGGCAGCGCGACTGCGGCGCTGATCCGAGCGGAAGTGGCTGAGAGTGTAGTTGCGTTCGTGGCTAACGGATTGCCACCCCCGCATCTGGCTGCAGTGCTGATCGGCGAAGACCCGGCATCGCACACCTACGTCAGCATGAAACGGCGCGCATGCAGGGCAGTCGGAATGGCCTCCAGCGTTCACCGATTGAACGCTACGGCATCGCAAAGCCAGTGCGAGGATCTTGTTTCAGGGCTCAACGCGAATCCGGATATTACCGGCATCCTGGTGCAGCACCCGCTGCCGAAACATCTGAACGAGCCCGCCGTGCTCGACCTGGTTTCGCCCGGGAAGGATGTGGATGGTATTGGCCGCGCAAGCCTGGGCGCTTTGGTAAATAACGAGGAGGGGTTTGAATGCTGCACGCCGGCAGGCATCATGGAGTTGTTGCGCCGCTACGCTCTGCCTATTGAGGGCAAGCATGCCGTGGTGGTTGGCCGCAGCATTATCGTCGGCAAGCCGATGGCGTTACTACTGCTAAACGCCAGCGCCACGGTAACCGTGTGCCATTCCAAAACACGTGATCTGGCAAGTGTAACGCGCACAGCCGATATCCTGGTAGCGGCAGTCGGTAGGCCGGAATTGATCACCGGAGAGATGCTCAAGCCCGGCGTGATCGTTGCCGATGCCGGTTATAACCGCGTGGCGGGCCGGACCACGGATGTCGGTGACGTGGAATTCGAATCTGCCTCTTCCGTGGCTTCGTTTATCACGCCTGTCCCCGGCGGAGTGGGGCCAATGACGATTGCCATGCTGTTAAGCAACACGCTGAAGGCGGCGCGGCGGGCAGCTGCAGACAAGTCCGGCTATTTGTGA
- a CDS encoding peptidase S10 — MPLLPYVLAALSLAQQGRRPMPAGQAPPPKQTVAAKAETKAETAPPVVTHHTIMLDGAPLHYTATTGMLPLKNDVGVTEAYVFFVAYTRDGEDVTKRPLVFAFNGGPGAASVFVHLGFLGPKRVVTLPNGHFPPPPYGLADNPSTLLTDADLVFLDPVGTGFSRPATPELGPKFWSLDGDIQSVGEFIRMYLTRYDRWSSPLFVLGESYGTTRAAGLSLYLADNGINLNGVVLVSTILKFQGAGDMSFALDFPTECATAWYHHKLAPSLETSVQATVDEAIKWDKAVYEPALMAGDTMSPAQKAAVVAGLQKYLGLRRSFIVDSNLRISMPAFQKELLRSEGKTVGRLDARFTGLDNDNAAPRPEYDPSDAAVEAPFTSAFNSYVRDKLGFRTDAVYDVMGQGVHGWQFPRGGIDVAVRLREAMAKNRYMKVFIGEGYYDMATPFYAVDYTFSHMNLDPSLRANVETHRYESGHMIYLKVSQLQKIIGDLKTFVNSATHEAPKSE, encoded by the coding sequence ATGCCGCTGTTGCCATACGTGCTGGCTGCACTGAGCCTGGCACAACAAGGTCGCCGCCCGATGCCTGCTGGTCAGGCGCCGCCACCGAAACAGACGGTAGCGGCGAAGGCGGAGACGAAAGCGGAGACTGCGCCGCCGGTTGTAACGCACCACACCATCATGCTGGATGGCGCCCCGCTGCACTATACAGCAACAACCGGAATGCTTCCGCTCAAGAATGACGTTGGGGTAACCGAGGCGTACGTTTTCTTCGTTGCGTACACGCGTGACGGAGAGGATGTGACGAAGCGGCCACTGGTATTTGCATTTAACGGAGGTCCCGGCGCGGCGTCGGTATTCGTGCATCTTGGCTTCCTCGGACCAAAGCGCGTGGTCACGCTGCCGAACGGGCACTTTCCACCACCGCCATACGGTTTGGCGGATAACCCCAGCACGCTGCTCACCGATGCAGACCTCGTGTTTCTGGACCCGGTTGGGACTGGCTTCAGCCGCCCGGCGACGCCGGAACTTGGTCCGAAGTTCTGGAGCCTGGACGGCGATATTCAGAGCGTCGGTGAGTTCATCCGCATGTACCTGACGCGGTACGACAGGTGGAGTTCACCCCTGTTTGTGCTTGGAGAGAGCTACGGCACCACGCGTGCTGCCGGCCTCTCGCTGTATCTGGCAGACAACGGCATCAACCTCAATGGCGTGGTGCTGGTTTCCACCATTCTCAAGTTTCAGGGCGCAGGAGATATGTCTTTCGCACTGGACTTTCCTACGGAGTGCGCCACGGCCTGGTACCACCACAAGTTGGCGCCGAGCCTGGAGACCAGCGTACAGGCCACAGTCGACGAGGCGATCAAGTGGGACAAAGCGGTGTACGAACCGGCGCTCATGGCGGGCGACACCATGAGTCCTGCTCAAAAGGCGGCCGTCGTCGCAGGACTGCAAAAGTATCTTGGTCTGCGCCGATCCTTTATCGTCGACTCCAACCTGCGTATCAGCATGCCGGCGTTCCAGAAGGAGCTGCTGCGCAGTGAGGGCAAAACCGTGGGCCGGCTGGATGCACGTTTTACCGGACTGGATAACGACAACGCCGCACCGCGTCCGGAATACGATCCTTCGGATGCCGCAGTTGAGGCGCCATTCACATCGGCGTTCAACAGTTACGTCCGCGACAAACTGGGCTTTCGCACCGACGCCGTCTACGACGTCATGGGCCAGGGAGTGCATGGCTGGCAGTTTCCGCGAGGTGGCATCGATGTCGCGGTGCGTCTCCGCGAAGCGATGGCCAAGAACCGGTACATGAAAGTGTTTATCGGAGAAGGCTATTACGATATGGCTACTCCCTTCTATGCCGTGGACTACACGTTCAGCCACATGAATCTGGATCCCAGCCTCAGAGCAAACGTAGAGACTCACCGATACGAATCGGGCCATATGATCTATCTGAAGGTATCGCAATTGCAGAAGATCATCGGTGACCTGAAAACGTTCGTCAATTCCGCCACGCACGAGGCGCCCAAAAGTGAGTAG
- a CDS encoding Nif3-like dinuclear metal center hexameric protein, translating to MSEAGPVEGVSRIQALRFIQSSAPNSISGKIDNRTLQVGGLCGTVKRVVIAPYPSGPAISTACSRKDTLLVTAASLIRQPVRSLLSDEFLVECIRDLLHSRAALLVLAGRWRRSFASAVLAERLGLADIRALAPHRGPRLVKLAIFVPTEHLDRVRAAAAHAGAGSIGNYRECSFATSGCGTFTPGEGAQPWFGSVGTLARIDEVRLEMTAAACNIGSIMDAVRSVHPYEEVAFDVYLLQNRAMSDGAGRVGRLNEPVDRTALVGLVNRALGLAGVTSARCSGAETSVTEWLAITAGRANEAVIRSAASFGVSAVVCCGHSVKAESLARAAGVALIEVGFAVSVAPGLAEFARGATELFGPHGVEVAFVN from the coding sequence ATGAGTGAGGCCGGCCCTGTTGAGGGCGTCTCGCGCATACAAGCGCTTCGATTCATTCAGAGCTCGGCGCCGAATAGCATTTCCGGTAAGATTGACAACCGCACCCTGCAGGTCGGCGGACTCTGCGGTACCGTCAAACGGGTGGTGATAGCGCCGTATCCCTCCGGTCCGGCCATCTCAACAGCGTGCAGCCGGAAGGACACACTGCTCGTGACGGCTGCTTCGTTGATCCGGCAGCCCGTGCGCTCTCTGCTGTCCGACGAGTTCCTGGTCGAATGCATCCGCGACCTTCTCCACTCCCGTGCTGCACTGCTGGTGCTCGCCGGCCGCTGGCGTCGCTCGTTTGCAAGCGCGGTTCTGGCAGAGCGCCTGGGCCTGGCAGATATCCGGGCACTGGCGCCACATCGTGGGCCGCGACTTGTGAAACTGGCGATATTCGTGCCCACCGAACATCTCGATCGGGTACGCGCCGCCGCGGCTCATGCCGGCGCCGGGTCAATCGGCAACTATCGCGAGTGCAGCTTCGCAACTTCAGGCTGCGGTACATTTACGCCCGGCGAAGGCGCCCAACCGTGGTTCGGGTCGGTTGGAACGCTCGCACGGATTGACGAGGTGCGCCTGGAAATGACGGCAGCTGCATGCAACATCGGTAGCATCATGGATGCAGTCCGTAGTGTGCATCCCTACGAGGAGGTGGCGTTCGATGTCTACCTGCTCCAGAACCGGGCAATGTCGGATGGGGCCGGGCGGGTCGGACGGCTGAACGAGCCGGTTGATCGGACGGCGCTGGTCGGCCTGGTCAACCGCGCGCTCGGCCTGGCCGGCGTTACTTCGGCCCGCTGCAGTGGGGCCGAAACGAGCGTGACCGAGTGGTTGGCGATCACAGCCGGCCGTGCAAATGAAGCGGTGATCAGGTCCGCCGCCAGTTTCGGCGTAAGCGCAGTCGTCTGCTGCGGGCATTCGGTCAAAGCGGAGTCTCTTGCTCGTGCTGCCGGCGTCGCGTTGATCGAAGTTGGGTTCGCGGTGTCTGTGGCGCCGGGACTTGCCGAGTTTGCCCGCGGCGCAACTGAATTGTTCGGCCCACACGGCGTGGAGGTAGCCTTTGTCAACTGA
- the hisI gene encoding phosphoribosyl-AMP cyclohydrolase, giving the protein MSIPATLQYDADGLVPVAVQDYESRDVLMLAFMNREALESTIATGRVTYWSRSRRKLWVKGETSGFRQYLKAIYVNCENNSLLIEAEQIGAACHEGYRTCYYRRLTPTGDALEQVQEQIAEPY; this is encoded by the coding sequence GTGAGCATACCGGCAACCCTGCAATACGATGCCGACGGTCTGGTGCCTGTGGCCGTGCAGGACTACGAGTCCCGCGACGTGCTGATGTTGGCTTTCATGAACCGCGAGGCGCTGGAGAGCACCATTGCAACCGGCCGCGTGACGTACTGGAGCCGGTCGCGGCGGAAACTCTGGGTAAAAGGCGAAACGAGCGGCTTCAGGCAGTATCTCAAAGCCATCTATGTAAACTGCGAGAACAACAGCCTTCTGATTGAGGCGGAACAGATAGGCGCCGCGTGTCACGAAGGCTACAGAACCTGTTACTACCGGAGACTCACGCCGACAGGCGACGCTCTTGAACAGGTCCAGGAACAAATCGCCGAGCCGTACTAG
- the hisF gene encoding imidazole glycerol phosphate synthase subunit HisF: MLARRVIPCLDVRAGQVVKGVQFQDLRSAGDPVDLARRYDAAGADELVFLDITASHEERKTMRAWVEAVAEQVFIPFSVGGGVSSVGDFQILLRAGADKVAVNTAALARPDVIKEAAATFGSQCVVLAIDAKRRSGPGTAWEAWSHGGRRATGLDAVEWAQRGEALGAGEVLLTSMDRDGGKDGFDLALTRAVADAVSIPVIASGGAGSPADCVDAVLRGQADAVLVASIVHDGIFTVRQIKAAMRDAGIPVRMHAESPVEQGAD, encoded by the coding sequence ATGCTGGCGCGCCGCGTTATACCCTGCCTGGACGTGCGTGCCGGCCAGGTGGTCAAAGGAGTACAGTTTCAGGACCTGAGGAGCGCGGGCGACCCGGTTGACCTGGCGCGCCGCTACGACGCAGCCGGCGCCGACGAGTTGGTGTTTTTAGACATTACTGCCAGCCATGAAGAGCGCAAAACGATGCGTGCATGGGTTGAGGCCGTGGCAGAGCAGGTCTTCATCCCGTTTTCGGTCGGCGGTGGCGTGTCGTCGGTCGGAGACTTCCAGATCCTGCTGCGTGCAGGGGCAGATAAAGTTGCCGTGAATACCGCCGCGCTTGCCCGTCCCGATGTCATCAAGGAAGCCGCCGCTACTTTTGGAAGCCAATGCGTGGTGTTGGCGATCGACGCGAAAAGACGGTCTGGCCCTGGTACGGCCTGGGAAGCATGGAGCCATGGTGGGCGGCGCGCAACCGGTCTGGATGCTGTGGAGTGGGCGCAGCGTGGTGAGGCGCTCGGCGCCGGTGAGGTTCTCCTTACCAGCATGGATCGCGACGGCGGTAAGGATGGCTTTGACCTTGCCCTGACGCGAGCCGTGGCAGATGCCGTATCAATACCCGTAATTGCCTCCGGCGGCGCAGGCTCGCCGGCCGATTGCGTTGACGCGGTATTGCGCGGTCAGGCAGATGCGGTGCTGGTGGCAAGTATTGTGCATGACGGCATTTTCACCGTCCGGCAGATCAAGGCCGCAATGCGCGATGCCGGGATACCGGTGCGAATGCATGCGGAGTCACCCGTAGAACAAGGAGCGGACTGA
- a CDS encoding peptidylprolyl isomerase — translation MRYALNLHVASFGLATLLLAASAGTLQAAPPARSTANPQLTMVIAKRGTIQIELFPTAAPKTVAHILALVKRHFYNGIRFHRVVPGFVAQGGDPGTRKLTRQQVNDPAVVASHNIGDGGSGTTVPLEATMPHTRGTLGLARSNDPTSGDSQFFFNLVDNHRLDSQYCVFGKILKGLKVMDSIKQGDRIVSLTLTKQSKATKPARKSTAHHK, via the coding sequence ATGCGTTACGCTCTCAATCTTCACGTGGCTTCGTTCGGTTTGGCCACACTTCTCCTTGCCGCCAGTGCGGGCACCCTGCAGGCGGCGCCACCGGCCAGAAGCACCGCAAACCCGCAGCTCACCATGGTGATAGCCAAGCGTGGGACGATTCAGATCGAGTTGTTTCCAACGGCCGCGCCAAAGACCGTGGCGCACATTCTAGCGCTCGTGAAGCGCCACTTCTACAACGGCATCCGGTTTCACCGCGTCGTTCCTGGTTTTGTTGCCCAGGGCGGCGACCCGGGAACGCGGAAACTGACGCGTCAGCAGGTTAACGACCCTGCGGTTGTGGCGTCGCACAATATCGGTGACGGTGGTTCCGGCACCACGGTTCCTCTCGAAGCGACGATGCCACACACGCGCGGTACGCTCGGATTGGCACGCTCCAATGACCCAACGTCCGGAGACAGCCAGTTCTTCTTCAACCTGGTGGATAACCACCGTCTCGACTCGCAGTACTGCGTATTCGGTAAAATCCTGAAGGGCCTAAAGGTGATGGATAGTATCAAACAGGGCGACAGGATTGTGTCACTGACGCTCACGAAGCAGTCCAAAGCCACGAAGCCTGCCAGGAAAAGTACTGCGCATCACAAATAG
- a CDS encoding phytanoyl-CoA dioxygenase family protein yields the protein MSSRLSPEQIARFRQDGFLLFPEEVVGGPELAELNAALTRVMAGESVAAPERITNLTGDERNVVVQVVNIWEAEPAFRRHLSNPAIVGMVADLMGTDTVRVWHDQIQVKPAGNGGPTVWHQDHPYWPIVEPADLVSAWVALEDATIENGCMWMTPGSHKWGAYRNGTVGLKDDGLWPDCDMAKLPEGAKVEIVPCPVAAGSVVFHHCLTWHGAPRNGSSWARPAIAVHYMPGHTRYVKEAGRSHLVEHHVEVASGDVLRGKHFPTVLEDGVLLEVATAA from the coding sequence GTGAGTAGTCGACTTTCGCCGGAACAGATCGCACGGTTCCGCCAGGATGGGTTTCTGTTGTTCCCGGAGGAGGTGGTTGGTGGTCCAGAACTCGCCGAGTTGAACGCGGCGCTTACACGCGTCATGGCCGGTGAAAGCGTGGCAGCGCCGGAGCGGATAACCAACCTGACAGGAGACGAACGCAACGTGGTGGTTCAGGTGGTCAACATCTGGGAGGCAGAACCGGCCTTCCGCCGGCACCTCTCGAACCCGGCGATCGTGGGTATGGTTGCCGATCTGATGGGCACCGACACCGTGCGGGTGTGGCATGACCAGATCCAGGTCAAGCCGGCCGGGAATGGCGGACCCACGGTCTGGCACCAGGACCATCCGTACTGGCCGATCGTGGAACCGGCCGATTTGGTCAGCGCCTGGGTTGCGCTGGAAGACGCCACGATTGAAAACGGCTGTATGTGGATGACCCCCGGCAGCCACAAATGGGGTGCGTATAGAAACGGGACCGTTGGACTGAAAGACGACGGTCTGTGGCCGGATTGCGACATGGCGAAGCTGCCGGAAGGCGCGAAGGTGGAGATTGTCCCGTGTCCGGTGGCGGCCGGCAGCGTGGTGTTCCACCACTGCCTGACGTGGCACGGCGCGCCGCGAAATGGGTCAAGCTGGGCGCGTCCGGCAATTGCCGTCCACTATATGCCCGGCCATACGCGCTACGTGAAGGAAGCAGGCCGATCTCACCTTGTGGAGCACCATGTGGAGGTGGCCAGTGGTGACGTTCTGCGCGGCAAACACTTTCCGACAGTGCTGGAGGATGGAGTGCTGCTAGAGGTAGCGACCGCGGCGTAG
- a CDS encoding polysaccharide deacetylase family protein, which translates to MSVGSTLAQTPSQDALKAVQLLIAGRSAQAESLTQRALLAAPAEPTFRLLAAADELLSGDTASAMADFQGVTAARPHDALAWYGLGICQIALHSNAGAVTSFAHALAAGGDKTAIETARAYLAWLNGANPPIGAAPGGPALLAVQAMEQATARHIAAAEASMSAALDQYPGLGLQEPAAPLMTFDRASPIEAPVLPMERPLGVARAGTSVSGTVRLQPDQPPSETAYVTYQIDGSSAGLVNVSPFDYEWDTTTVPNGPHKVVIVVEDAQGTEILSTSRTIQVLNARRLTAGSRDTAALAGARAGIWKLLTPMPSCCVCSWRLGAWQLTSGDRRAAGAQFLRSLALRPDYAPARKAMRAIGIAAEGMADVWGGLPTPKLVALTFDDGPKPGLTEPLLATLVREHVPATFFVIGRHVVENLALTRLIAADGMELANHTFTHPDLTTLSPMRARQELLRTQAAVALDTGQIPQYMRPPGGDWNDRIDSLVRGEGLTPTFWTVDAFEYESISSRAVADAVLKRVRPGSILLLHNGKLSTVEALPRIVSGLRARGYRFVTIAELSRRLQSASPSARALATRAAITNSRRAE; encoded by the coding sequence TTGTCGGTCGGGTCTACGCTGGCGCAAACGCCGTCTCAAGACGCGCTTAAGGCTGTACAACTGCTGATAGCCGGTAGATCAGCCCAGGCCGAATCGCTAACGCAAAGAGCGCTGCTGGCGGCGCCGGCAGAACCGACATTCCGCTTGCTGGCAGCTGCCGACGAGCTGCTGAGCGGTGATACGGCCAGTGCGATGGCCGATTTTCAGGGTGTCACTGCAGCGCGCCCGCATGACGCACTGGCTTGGTACGGCCTCGGTATCTGCCAAATAGCGCTTCACAGCAACGCCGGAGCGGTGACCAGCTTTGCACATGCGCTTGCCGCTGGTGGAGATAAGACGGCAATCGAAACGGCGCGTGCCTACCTGGCGTGGTTGAATGGCGCCAATCCGCCAATCGGCGCCGCGCCGGGCGGGCCCGCGCTGTTGGCGGTACAGGCGATGGAGCAGGCGACTGCACGTCACATCGCGGCAGCGGAGGCTTCTATGAGTGCGGCTCTTGATCAGTATCCCGGCTTGGGACTGCAAGAGCCGGCCGCTCCCCTGATGACGTTTGATCGCGCGTCGCCCATCGAGGCCCCTGTGTTACCGATGGAGCGACCGCTAGGCGTGGCTCGAGCGGGCACTTCGGTGTCTGGAACTGTGCGGCTGCAGCCCGATCAACCGCCGTCGGAGACAGCCTACGTAACGTATCAAATCGATGGCTCGTCGGCCGGCCTGGTCAATGTATCGCCCTTCGACTATGAGTGGGACACAACCACCGTTCCCAACGGACCTCACAAGGTTGTCATAGTGGTGGAAGACGCTCAGGGGACCGAGATACTGTCGACATCCCGCACGATTCAAGTGCTGAACGCGCGTCGGCTTACCGCCGGCTCGCGGGATACAGCGGCATTGGCCGGCGCGCGTGCAGGTATCTGGAAGCTGCTTACGCCGATGCCGAGTTGCTGCGTTTGCTCGTGGCGGCTCGGAGCATGGCAACTCACCAGCGGCGACCGCCGAGCAGCCGGAGCTCAGTTTCTACGATCCCTCGCCCTCCGGCCCGATTACGCGCCCGCGCGTAAGGCCATGCGCGCCATCGGCATTGCGGCGGAGGGGATGGCCGACGTGTGGGGCGGACTGCCAACTCCTAAACTGGTTGCCCTCACATTTGATGATGGCCCCAAACCCGGCCTCACCGAACCGCTTCTGGCCACACTGGTGCGCGAACACGTTCCGGCCACATTCTTTGTAATTGGCCGCCACGTCGTGGAGAATCTGGCGCTAACGCGGCTGATTGCAGCGGACGGGATGGAGTTGGCAAACCATACGTTCACACATCCCGATCTCACGACGCTTTCTCCGATGCGCGCCAGGCAGGAGCTTTTGCGTACTCAGGCCGCCGTTGCCCTGGATACGGGGCAGATCCCGCAATACATGCGGCCACCGGGCGGCGACTGGAACGACAGGATCGATTCACTGGTTCGCGGCGAGGGGTTGACGCCAACGTTCTGGACGGTAGACGCATTTGAGTACGAGAGTATAAGCTCGCGGGCGGTCGCCGATGCCGTGCTCAAGAGAGTGAGGCCCGGCTCGATCCTGCTGCTTCACAACGGCAAACTGAGCACCGTGGAAGCTCTGCCACGGATTGTCTCGGGCCTGCGAGCCCGCGGGTACCGGTTTGTTACCATCGCCGAACTGAGCCGGCGGCTGCAGAGCGCCTCTCCGAGCGCGCGAGCTCTGGCGACCCGCGCCGCCATCACCAACTCGCGCCGGGCCGAGTAG